The Caulobacter sp. FWC2 region AGCGCGGTGTCCACGCCGCGCCCGCCGACCAGGGTGTCGTTGCCCGCGCCGCCGACCAGGGTGTCGTCCCCGCCCCCGCCCATCAGCACGTCGGCGCCGGCCAGCCCGTACAGCGCATTGGCGTTGTCGTCGCCGATCAAGGTGTCGCCGAAGCCCGCGCCGGTGAGGTTTTCGACATTTAGGATCTGACCCGTACTGCCGAATCCATCATTGAGAACTGTCTCGGCCGAGAGATCGACGATGACGCCGTTGATGGTCGCCTCGGTGATGAAGGCCGTGCCGCCGGCGTTGACCCCCGTGACCCGTATAGAGTCGAAGCGCACGGAGTCGACCCCCGCGCCGCCGTCGATCTTCACCGGCGCGCCGGCGGCGATGATGGAGTCGTCGCCGCCCATCGCCTCGAGCGTGTCGCCCGTGCCGATCAGGAACAGATTGCCGGCGCCGTCGCCTCGGAAGGTGTCGGCGAAGATCGTGCCGCCGCCCAGGCCTTCGACGCCCGTCATGGTCTCGGCGTTCCCGAAGCCGTCATTGGCGATCTGGCCGGTCGCCAGGTCGGCGACCACGCCCTGAGTGGCCTTCAGGGAGGCGAACGACACACGGTCGAAGCCAGCGCCGCCATCGAAGGTGTCGACGCCCTCGTCGCCACGCATCAGGTCGTCGCCATCGCGACCGAACAGGCTGTCGTCGCCAAGGCCACCATTGAGCGTATTGGCGCCGGCATGACCCTTGATGACATCGTTGCCCTGGTTGCCCAAGCCGATCAGCACGACGTCGGCGCCGGCGCTCGGATAAAGCGCTGCAAGGTCGATGTTGTCGCTCAGCTGGGTGCCATTGACCACCGCGCTGCCGTTCTGGACGGCGGGTGTCGTGATCGCCAGCTGGATGTTCAGGAAGCGCGCCTGGTTGAAGGGCTCGGGGAAGAACTGCAGCGACTCCACGCCCGTAACGGTGTCGGCCCCCAGGCTAGCGGCGGTCCCCAGGCCTTGGACAGTCGTCACGCCATCAGTGGTGCTGATCTTGAACACCTGTTCCACGGTCGAGCCGTCGACCCGCTCGACGAAGGTCGCGCCAGCGTCGGCGCCGGTTCCCGCGGCGGCCCTGTAGGAGCCGACCGTCCCAGTCGGCAGGTTGAACACCGCGATGTCGGAACCCGTCCCGCCGTTCAAAGTGTCGTTCCCGGCGCCGCCGACCAGACGATCATCGCCGCCGCCGCCGTTCAGGGTGTCGGCGCCGTCGCCGCCATTGAGCGTTTCAGCGGCCGAGCCGCCGTTGACGGTGTCGTCGCCCGCATTGGCGTTGACCGACCTGCGCCAGGTTGAATCGAAACTGGCCAAGGCGGTCGAGGCGTCGATGACATCGTCGAAGGCCGAACCCTCGACCCAGGCATCCTTGTTGGGCTCGTAGCTACGCACCGTCGGGGCCAGCGGCAGCCAGATGAACTGAGCCTGGTCGGTGAAGTTCTGCACGAAGAATTGCAGCTCCTCGACATTCGTCACCGTGTCGACGCCGCTGCCGGCCAAGCTGCTGAGACTGGTGACCGTCGTGGTCGAGCCGACGTGGGTGACCTTGTAGAGCTGTTCGACCGTGGAGCCGCTGACCCGCTCGACGAAGAAAGCCCCCACGTCGGCGCCCGTCCCCGGCGTGAAGCGCAGTGTCCCGGTTGTGCCCTGCGGCAGTCGGAAGCTGGCCACGTCACGGCCCGCGCCGCCGTCGATAGTGTCATCACCCGCGCCGCCGGCCAGATAGTCGTCGCCGCCGCCGCCATTCAGGGTGTCGTTGCCGTCGTCTCCGTCGAACGTCTCGGCGCGGTTCGTGCCGGTGATCGTGTCGTCGCCTCGGCCGCCCGAGACGTACCGGTTCCAAGACGCATCCTTGTCCTGGTGGAAATTGGCGAGGTCCAGCGTATCGCCAAAGATCGAGCCGGTGACGCTAGCGTACTTGTAGGTCGCGTCGGCATAGGTGGTGACGCCGATATTGGCGCTCCAGGTTTGGAAGACCGAGCCCTTCTGGATCACGACGTTCAGTCGCTCGACATTGCTGATCGCGTCGGAGCCTTCGGAAGCGCCCAGGCCCTGGCCGACCACCGTCACCTTGCCGTCCTGGGCCCGCGCAACCTTGAACACGGACGCGTAGCTTGAGCCCTCGCCGATCTGGATGAATTGGCTGCCGGCGTCAGCACCGGTCCCGTCGACGATCCGGAAGCCACCGGCCGTGTCGTTCGGCAGGTTGAAGCTGGCGGTGTCCTCGCCCGCCCCGCCATCCAGCGTGTCGTCGCCCCCGCCGCCGACGAGATAGTCGTTCTCGGAGCCGCCATTCAGGGTGTCGTCACCACCGTTGCCGAACAGCGTGTCGTTGCCGCCGCCGCCCAAGATCACGTCCTTGCCGATCGTGCCCTCGACGGTGTCGGCGCCGCCGCCGGCGAAAACCGACGAGGTCCAGACCGAGAAGTCCTTGCTGGGATGCAGATCGACGATGCGGATGTAGTCGTCGCCCGGGCCGCTGTTGACCCCGGCGATCTTGTTAATCTCGTCTTGCCACGGCGCCGGGCCGAAATAGAGCGAGGCGCCGTCCATTGGCCGGCCTGCGACGAAGAAGCGAAGCTCTTCGATCGAGGTCAGGGTGTCCGTGCCGTAGGTCGCGGCGACAGCGCCCATCCCCTTCACGGTGATGCCGCTCTCGCCCAGCGTGACCTCGAACATGACCTCGGTCGTCGTCCCGTCGACGCGCTGGATCAGGATGCTGTTGGAGGCCGGGCCGGCGACCGCTTGCAGCCGCCCGACCAGCGAGCCGGCCACCTCGTAGGCGGCCACGTCTCCGCCGCCGCCGCCGTTGAGCGTGTCGTTGCCGGCGCCGCCATACAGGGTGTCGGGCCCGCCATTTCCGTACAGGGTGTCGTCACCGGCCTCGCCGTAGAGCGCTTCCCCGAGGTTGCCGCCGTACACGGTGTCATTGCCGCCACCGGCGTGGACGATGCGGTCCCAGGTCGCGTCCTTGTCCTGGTGGTAGTTGTTGACGCTGATGATGTCGGCGTTATCGGTGCCGTCGACGCCGACGTCGTGGTTTGGTTCGTAGACCCACGCGGTCGGAGCGATCTTGACAGTCAGGGACTGGGCGGGATCGAACGGATTGTTGGCGACGAAGAACTGCAGTTCCTCGACATTGACCACGGCGTCGGTTCCAAGGTTCGCCGCGATGCCCAGGCCGGTAACCCCGGCCGATCCCTGAGTTCCACCGGGCGTCACGCGGAAGACGGCCTCGCCGACGCCGTTGTTGACCAGTTCGACGATCCAGTTCCCGGCTTCCGAGCCGGTCCCCTGCACAACGCGGAACGTTCCGGTCGTGCCTGTCGGCAAAGCGAACGAGACGGTGTCCCGCCCTGCCCCGCCGTCAACCGAATCGGAACCCGCTCCGCCCTGGAGATAGTCGTCGCCCTCGCCGCCGCGGAGCAGGTCGGCGCCGTCGTTGCCGAAGATCAGGTCGTTGCCGGGCCCGCCATTCAGGATGTCAGCGCCGCCAGCCCCGTGGATCTGATCATTTCCGCCCGCGCCGTTGATCGTGAACGCCCAGACATTGGTGTCCCGGCCGCCCAGGAAGTCCGTCAGGAAGATCGTGTCGTTGGCGTCGCCGCTGTTGACCCCGCCCCGGTGATTGACCTCGTCAGCCCAGGGCGTCGGCCCGAAGAACCAGGACGCGCCGTCGCTGGGCCTGCCCGGAATGAAGAACCGCAGTTCCTCGATAGTGGTGATCGTATCGACGCCCTTGTCAGCCTGGGCGTTTAGGCCGGTGACCGTAACGCCGCTGGAGCCGATATTGATCCGGAACAGGTTTTCGGTCGTGGCGCCGTCGACGCGCTGGACCAGCTTTTCGCTATCGCTGGCGCCCGCCACGATCTGCAGGCGTCCGACCAGATTGGACGGCAGCTCCCAGGACGCCACGTCGCCGCCCGCTCCGCCGTCGATCGTGTCGTTCCCCGTCCCGCCCAGAAGCTCGTCATGCCCGCCGCCGCCGTTCAGCGTGTCGTCGCCCGCGTCGCCGCTGATGCGCTCGTTCAGGTTCGTTCCGTAGACGATGTCGTTGCCGCCGCCGGCGTTGACAGAGCGATCCCAGCTAGCGTCCTTGTCCTGGTGATAGTTGGCCAGGTTGATCGTGTCGGCGGCGTCGGTCCCATCGACGCCGACATCGTGGTTGGGCTCATAGACCCAGGCCGTCGGCGCGATCTTGAAGTTCAGCGACTGGTTCGGATCGAAGGGGTTGTTGAACACCTGGAACTGCAGGTCCTCGATATTGGTCACCGTGTCGGTTCCCAGCCCGGCGGCGATACCCAGACCTTTTACCGTCGCCGCGCCGGTCCCGGTGATGGTCACCTTGAAGACGGGTGTTCCCGAGCCGCCGTTGACCAGTTCGATGATCCAGCTGCCGGCGTCCGCGCCGGCCCCTTCGACCGCGCGGAAGGTCCCGGCCGTGCCCGTCGGCAAGCCGAACGAGGCGGTGTCGCGACCCGCGCCGCCATTGATGGTGTCGTCGCCGGCGCCGCCTTGCAGGTAGTCGTCGCCGTCGTCGCCGTTGATGACGTCCGCACCGCCGTTGCCGAACAGATTGTCGTTGCCCGAGCCGCCGTTCAGTCGATCGACGCTGTCCAGGCCGAAGATCTGGTCATTGCCGCCCGCCCCATTGACGGTGAAGCTCCAGACGCTGGTGTCTTTTCCGCCGTGGAAGTCGCCCAGATTGATCGTGTCGTTGCCGGGGCCGCTGTTGACGCCGCCCTGGTGGTTCATCTCGTCGGCCCAGGGCGTCGCCCCAAAGAACCACGACGCCCCGTCGCTGGGGCGATTGAGGATGAAAAACCGCAGCTCCTCGATGTTGGTGATCGTGTCGACGCCCTTGTCGGCCTGGGAGTTCAGGCCGGTGACCGTGACGCCGCTGGAGCCGATGTTGATGCGGAAGAGATCTTCCCGCGTCGCGCCGTCGACGCGCTGGACCAGCTTCTCATTGGCGCTGGCGCCGGCCACGATCTCTAGGTGGCCCACGAGGCCGGAAGGCAGCTCCCACGAGGCCGCGTCGCCGCCTGCGCCGCCGTCGATCGTGTCATTGCCCGTTCCGCCCAGCAGTTCGTCATGGCCGCCACCGCCGTTCAGCGTGTCGCTGCCGGCGTCGCCGCTGATGCGCTCGTTCAGATTGGTCCCGTTGACCGTGTCGTCGCCGCCGGCGGCGTTGGCGAACCGGTCCCAGCTGGCGTCCTTGTCCTGGTGATAGTTGGCCAGGTTGATCGTATCGGCACGGTCGGTGCCGTCGACGCCGGCGTCATGGTTGGGTTCGTAGACCCAGGCCGTCGGGGCGATCTTCAGATTCAGCGACTGGTTCGGATCGAACGGGTTGTTGAAGACGAGGAACTGCAACTCCTCGACATTGGTCACCGTGTCGGCGCCCAGACCGGCCGCGGGTCCCAGACCCGTCACCGTGGCCGAACCCGTCTGGCCGCCCAGCGTCACCTTGAACACCGCTGTCGTCGTGGCGCCGTTGACCAGGTTGATGATCCAGCTGCCAGCGTCCGCGCCGGTTCCATCCACGGCTTGGAACGTGCCGGCCGTGCCCGTCGGCAAGCCGAACGAGGCCGTATCCCGGCCCGCGCCGCCATCGATGGTGTCGATGCCGGCGCCGCCCTGCAGGTAGTCGTCGCCGTCGCCGCCGTTCAGCGTGTCGTTACCGCCGGCGCCGAAGAGGTTGTCATTCCCCGGCCCGCCATTCAGGCGATCCACGCTGTCCAGGCCGAAGATCTGGTCGTTGCCCGCCGCCCCATTGACGGTGAAGCTCCAGACGCTGGTGTCCTTGCCGCCGTGGAAGTCGCCCAGATTGATCGTGTCATTCCCTGGGCCGCTGTTGACGCCGCCTTGGTGATTGATGGTGTCGGCCCAGGGCGTGGGTCCGAAGAACATGGACGCCCCGTCGCTGGGACGGCCCGGAACGAAGAACCGCAGCTCCTCGACAGTGGTGACTGTGTCGACGCCCTTGTCGGCCTGCGAATTCAGGCCGGTAACCGTAACCCCGCTGGAGCCGATCGTGATCCGGAAGACGTTCTCGATCGTCGCGCCATCGATGCGCTGGACCAGCCGCTCGTCGGCATTGGCCCCGGCCACGATCTGCAGGCGGCCGGCCATGTCGGCCGGAAGTCCCCAGGCCGCCGCGTCGCCGCCCGCGCCGCCGTCGATCGTGTCATCACCTTGCCCGCCTTGCAGCTCGTCGTGACCCGCGCCGCCATGCAGGGTGTCGTTACCGTCCTCGCCGAACAGATGGTCGTTGAAGTTCGAGCCCGTGACCGTGTCATCGCCCTCGTCGGCGTTTACGAACCGCTCCCAGCTGGCGTCCTTGTCCTGGTGGTAGTCGGCCAGGTCGATGTCATCGTCCATGGACGTGCCATCGACGCCGACATTGTGATTGGGCTCGTAGATCCAGCCCGTCGGCGCGAGACGCGCGGTCAGCGCCTGGTCCGGATTGAACGGGGTGTTGAAGACGAGGAACTGCAGTTCTTCGACATGGGTCACCGTATCGGTTCCGAGGTTGGCCGCGGGCCCGAGGCCCGTCACCGTCGCCGAGCCTGGCTGACCGCCCGGCGTCACCTTGAACACCGCCGTCGTCGTGGCGCCGTCGATTAGGTTGACGATCCAGCTGCCGGCATTCGCGCCCGTTCCCTTGACCGCCTCGAACGTACCCGGCGTTCCCGTCGGCAGACCGAACACCGCCAGGTCGCGCCCCGCGCCCCCGTCGATGGTGTCGTCGCCCGCGCCGCCGACCAGGAAGTCGTCATCGGCGCCGCCGGTGAGGGTGTTGTTGGTCTCGTCGCCGTTGATGTTCGCCATGGTCGCCGCCTGGTCCTGATGTCGGCGCGTGGCGATCGTTTCCGCCGATCGCGCCGATTCCCACACACCGCCGCGATCACACGCGGCGCGTGGCAGACTAGGGTTGACGCTCCGGGCTGCGCGTCTTCAGAATTGTAGAGGCGAACATTGTTATCCGACCAAAAAGCAAGTTTCGGCCTAGCGTGTTCGCGGACCAGATCGGGCGCCGGCACGCCGCTTCAGGTCCGGAGCGCTTCGACGACGCGGTTGGCGTGGGTCATCGCCAGGAAGCGTCCGGCGTCCGGCACGCGCTCGAAGCGGCTGTCCGGCAGCGCCAGACGCCAATAGCGCTCGACATGATCCGGATCGTGCATGGTGTCGTGCGCACCGATCAGCACCCGCCAGTGGTCCAGGCCGCGCATTGGCTCGGGCGCCCCGCCCCGCGCGATCGCGACCTGCTCGGCGACATAGCCGTCGATCCGACCGGTCGCGAACATGCGCACCGAGCGCCAGAAATCGTCGGCGATGCGCGGGTCGGCGGTGGCGCGCTCGTCGGGAGGACTGCCGCGCATCGACTGCAGGAGCATGCGCTGCATGCGCTCCCGGGTCAGGCTTCCAGCCAACAGGCGCGCGAAGGTCGCGATCAGCTCCGGGCGGCTCAGATAAGCTTCCTTGAACACCCCTATCGGCCCGTGGCGGTGGTCGTCGGAGGCCGAATGCGGATCCGGATTGACCAGGACCACCTTGCCCAGCCGTTCCGGCGCGCGCCGGGCTAGCGCGAGCACGGCCTGCGCCCCGCCCCGCGCGACGATGTCGATCGTCGGAAGCCGCAGAGCCTCCAACAAGGCGAGCACGTCGGCCACCGCCGCGTCGAACGGGTCGTGGTCACCCGCGCGAAGCCCCGCTAGGGCGTCGCTCATGCCAAAGCCTGGACGGTCCATGGACAGGACGCGATACCCGGCGGCCTGCAGGGCCAACACCAGCCCGGACGGCGCCAGCCGCGTCGTCGTGCTTGAGTGCACGATCAGGACCGGCCTGCCTCCGACCGGCCCATAGTCGCTCCAAGCGATGCGTGAGCCATCCGCCCGAGGCAGCAACCGTAGCGGCTCACCGCGAGGATCGGTGAAGCCAAGCCGGCCCCGAGTGGCGCCCAGCAAGGCGCCGAGCGCGCTCATCGTGGAGACGGTGCGCGCCAGCTCGCCAGCGGAGCGCACATGAAGGGCGGCGAAGATCTGCTCGAGCTCCTTGCGCACGACCGCTACCGACAGACCCAAGGCGCGCGCCGCCTCCTCCCGGGAGGCGCCGCTGGCCACCAGCAGCGCGATCGAGGCCTGGTTTCGCCGCAAGCCCCAGACGTCGACCAGGAGGGATGCGTAGTCGGACTGCGACGGCAACAGCCCGAATGCCAGGCCTGACAACAGGCCGACCAGTTCGGGAAGTCGGCGCGCGCCGGTGCGGCGATAGACCTCCGAGAGCGTTTCACGGGCCGTGACATGCGAAATGACCAGCGCCTGCGCCGCCGCCTTGATCGATCCCGCCCGGACAACCGCCAGGACCACCCGTGTCTGCGACGCTGTCAGGCCGAAAGCGCCGCAGGCCCGTTCGAGCGGCCCCGAGCGCGCCGCCAGCGTGGTCAGCACAACCACCTTGCCACCTTGCGCCGCCTCGGTGATTTCCGGGGGCAGGTGCCAGGTCGGGATCGCCACCGCAGCCGGGGCGTAGACGAAAATCACCGATTCCAAGCCGTTCGCGCTCTCGACGGCGACGGGCGCGGCGATCAGCTTGCCCGATCGCAGGGCGCGATCGACCAGCCCCGGATCGACATAGCGCTCGCCGCGCTCTTCGACAAAAAGCCGCGAGGCGACGCGGACGCCGCCATGTGCGTCTAGCACGGCCGCCGCGATGCTCTGGGGATCGAGCATAGGCAAGAAGCCTGCCTGTGCGGCGTCAGTCTCGATCCGGCCGGCCAAGGTGTCCGGCGCCGACAACGTCGTTTCGAGAACAGCGTCGGCGTTTTCCAGAACCGCCCGCAGAAACTCCGGCAAGCGCAGGTCGTCAAAAGGATCGGCTTCAGTCAAACGCCGCTCCCAAAAGGAAAATCAACGGCAAGGTTCCAAACTTCCAAGCGCCATGAGCTTGGCGCGCGGGTGGCGAGCCGTCCAGAGGCCACGTGCCGGGCCGCGGAACGACAAGACCCCCCTACAAACGGCGATGCCCCTGCCCGCACCCCAGACTTAGCTGTCGTTGCGCGGTGCGGCCGCGCCCCTGGAGACGGGGCCGCGCTGGAGAGAGCGAGGTGGCGAAGCACCGTGCTTAGGAACGACCACCATTGGCTCGAGATCAGCGACCTCTTCGCCACCGCGGCGCTTGATGGCGGCTGGGACACGGCGCTCAACCGGTTCGCCGATGCCTGCGGCGGCGCGCACGGGCAGCTCTCCGGCGTTGGCTCAAAACCCTTCGGGTTCAATTGGACGCCGCGCATGGCGCCACAGGCGCTGGAGGAATTGATCAACATGGACGCCGAGCCGGCGTCGAACCCTCGGGCTCGCATGGGGCTTCGCCTGCCAGTTCTGACGGCCTGGCACGACGCCGATTGCGGCGTCGAGGCCGAGCCAGGCCTTGACGCGTCCTATGCGGACTTCTGCCGGCGTCACGACATCCCTCACGGCAGCCAGACCAACCTGCTGCGCGAGCCTTCCGGCTTGATCAGCCTGGCCGTATTGCGGACCAAGGCCCAGGGCGTTCCTGACGCGGAGGACCGTCGGGCTTTCGAGACGCTGGCGCCGCAGGCCCGTTCGGCGGTGAAAATCCAGCTTGCTTTGGAGGGACGCGGCGCCGAACTCTTGTCCGGAGCCCTTGAGGGCCTGGGACGCGCCGCCTTCGTCTGCGACAATTCGGGTCTGGTGCAGAGCCTGACGCCCCAGGCCGAGACCCTGCTCCGCACCGGCCTCTTTCACCTCCGTCGAGGCCGCCTTTCCGCGGCTCACGGCGAAACGCACCGCCAACTGGAGACGGCGATCGATGCCGCGCGCCATAGCGTCTCCAAACCGGGGCATGGACGTGTCACGAGCCTGATCGTCCGGCGCGAGGCCTCCGACGCGTTCGAGATCATCGACGTGGTCGGCCTGCCCAAGGCCCGCTACGCCTTTGGCTTCGAGCCGCGTGTGCTGGTCGTCGTCCGGGGCGCCGAACGCGACCCGGACGAGATCGAGCGTCTCCTCCAGGCGGCCTATGGCCTGACGGCCGCCGAGGCGCACGTCGCCATGCGGCTGGGCGCGGGCGAAAGCCCGGACGCTATCGCCTGCGGCCGCCAAGTGTCCGAGGGCACCATCCGCACCCAACTCAGAGCGATCTACCAGAAGATGGACGTCAGTCGACAATTGGAGTTCGCGGTTAGCCTCGCCCGTTTCCGCTGAGTAGACCCCTGCACGCATAGGGAAGGTTCGCGCCAGGAGCGGACATCGGCCTAACGCCATACTGCGGACATTAGAGGCGGTGCGGTGTCCGCGCCAAGCGGTTAGCATGTTGGCGATGGAGCAACTGGCCGAAGCAAGGATCGTCGTCTGGCAAGGAGGAGCCTTGTGGTTGCTCGACACCCCACCGCCGCACTTGCGCAAGACGCCCAGCACCGACTTCCACGCCCATCACGCCATCCAGATCGTGATCGGCCTTGGTGGCTGCTTCCAGCTTTGGCTATCCGACACGACGCTAACCGGCGATGTCCTGGTAGTCGCGCCGGACGCGCCGCACCGCTTCGAGGCTGAGGGGGCGTATGCGATCCTGTTCGTGGAGCCCGAAAGTTCCGCTGGGCGCTCCATCATGCGGGAAATCCTGGGGGCCGCAGCGCTCAAGACCATGCCGGATGATTATTCGGCCTGGCTGAACAGCTTCCTGGACGACCTCAAAGGCTGGCCGTGTGGCGAGGAGTTGGTGGGGCTCGGCAAGACGATGATCAAACGCTTGGCGCGAAACACCCATCACGACCCGGTCGACGATAGGATTCGCCAGGTCATCGCCTGGGTGGCCGGACACCAAGAGGAGCGCATCGCCCTGACGAACGCGGCCGCAGTCGCGCGCCTATCTCCCAGTCGCCTCAGCCATCTCTTCGTCGAGGAGACAGGCCTATCCTTCAAAACCTACCTGCTGTGGGTCCGCCTCACGCGCGCTCTGCAGTTGATGTCGGAGGGATCGAACCTGACCGAAGCGGCGCACGGGGCGGGATTTTCCGATTCCGCCCACTTCAGTCGGACCTTCCGACGCATGTTCGGCGTCGCCCCGGCCAACCTCAAGCTCGTCTAGCTGCTGCGTTCAAGCGCGAGCACGATTGCGCTCGCTAAGATCCGATCATCCAACCTCCTCGAAAAGGATGATCCAATGTTTGAAGACAATCAAAACCCCGCTCCGCGCGAAGCCGCTGACGCCGACCCGTGCAACGCGCCGTCCTGCAAGTGCGGCCCGAACTGCCGATGTGGCGACGCCTGCGTCTGCACGCCCGCGACCAACTGCGCCGACTAAGGCCAGCGATCGACGGCCCGCCCCACTCCCTCGCGTGGCCGTCGACCACCCCCTTTTCCAAATGAGCACTCTCATGAACGCGCGGAACTCGACGCCGCTATGCCTGGTCGCACGCCTGTGATCGGCGCCGTGAAACTGGCCCAACTGGCCAGCGGCCTCCTGTTCCTCACGGGTATGGGGACGGGCGTTTGGAAGTACCGCGCCATGATCACCGACGCTGACGGACAGGCGCCGGTCTATGTCGATGTCTGCCATCGCGCCGCGCTTATGTACGCCTTCGCCTGCCTGGTGCTGGCGGAGTTTGCGCGCCTGAGCGTCTGGCCCGAGCGTGTGAACCTCGCCGCGGTCGCCACGCCGGTGCTGTTCTTCGCGCTAGCGGTGCTGAGCTACGCCATTCATGGCGTCTTTGGTGACACCGACAACCAGCTTCGCCGCCCCCATCGGTTGGGCCGCGGCCAAGTCCACAGCGCCGCGATCAGCCTATTCATTTACGCCCTGACCGCCGGGGAGATCGGCGGCTTCCTGGTCCTATTTGCAGGGTCGCTTCCCGGGCTGCTCGCCTAGCCCTCACGTCTTGGAGGACGATATGGACATCATCATCGGCGCCCTGGGCGGTCTCGCCCTCTGCGCTTTCGCTACCCTCGTCGGCTTCGACCGCGATCGAGCCTTCTATCCGGTGATGCTCGCGGTGATCGCGGGTTATTACCTGCTGTTCGCCATCATGAGCGGTGATACGAGCGCGCTGGTCCTCGACGGCCTGGTTATGATCAGCTTTCTGGCGGTCGCGGTCATCGGTTTCAAGACCAATCTCTGGGTCGTCGCCGCGGCGCTGCTGGCTCACGGCGTGTTCGACGCCTTCCACCGCCACCTCATTGATAACCCGGGCGCGCCGCCTTGGTGGCCGACGTTCTGCCTGACTTTCGATGTCGCCGCCGCAGCCTATCTCAGCTTTCGGATCCGGAAGTCGGCGCCAAGCCGGCGGATCCTGGGCGCCGGAGGATTGGTGGGCGCCCTTCTCCTTGCGGCCGTGGCCGGCGCGGCCTTCGGCGGCGATAGCCAGGCGCTAGCCCGCGGTGGCTTGAAGATCGCCAAGATCGATGGCCGCCAGATCGCCTATCGCGTCACCGGCGAAGGGCGTCCCGTGGTCGTTCTAATCTCCGGCGTTGGCGAGGGCATGTCCTCCTTCGCCACGGTCGAACCTGAGCTTGCCCGCCAAGCCACAGTCATCAGCTATGACCGCGCCGGCTACGGCATGAGCGACGCGCCAGTCGGACCACGCGATGCCGCGGCGATCGACCGAGAGCTCACGGGCCTCCTCAAGGCGACGGGCATCCCCGGCCCCTACGTTCTGGCGGGCCATTCGAGCGGCGGACTCTACGCCCAGTACTTTGCCGCCCATCACCCGCAACTGGTCGCCGGCCTCATCTTCATCGACGCGCGGCCGGCCGAGTTCACCGAAGCCTGCCGTCGAGCGGGTATCGAGGCCTGCATCGCGACCCCTGCCATGGTTCGGTTCAGCCCGAAGGGCGCTCAGGCCGAAGTCGCGGCGCTTCACAATGAAGAGACGTCCGTCAAGGCGCTCAACTTCAGTCGAACGCCCCCCACCCTTGTACTGTCCCGGGCCCAGGTTCCGACCACGGATGCCTTTGCGCGAACCTGGTCGGCGACCCAAGCCAGCCTCGCCGGCCTCTACAGCGGCTCGGTCCACCTGACCGCGCCCAAGGGCGGGCACGACATCCATCGCAGCGCCAAAATCTGGTTCGTCGCCTCCGTGAGCGCCTTCCTGCGGACACTCCGCTAGCAGCGACGACCTTTCTCCGCCACCAGACTTCAGGAGCCGACCTTGCGCGCCTTAACCCTTGCCTTGATCGCCTTTGTCAGCACGCCCGTGGCGGCCGCGCCGCAACAAGCGGCGAGCGGCCCGCAGCTGGCGGACCCAGAGGCCAACCTCGTGGCTGAGCTCGTCGTCCAGGCGGCCGAGCCCGGCCCCGCTTGGTGGCGGATTCGCCGCGGCCAGGCGACGATCTACATCCTCGGTGTACCCGACACCCGCCTGCCACCCGGCGTCGTCTGGAATCAAAGCGTGCTAGAGCGTCGGATGACCGGCGCCAACACCGTCGTCGGCGGCCCCTATCTGCATGCCGGTCTGCGCGACGTCCCCACCATGCTCAGCTTGCGCGCCAAGTTGAAATCCAAGACGCCGCTGGAGGACGACTTGGCTGCGCCCCTGCGGGCGCGGTTCGTGGCGGCAAGGCAGCGGATAGGCCGTCCCGCCGCCCGCTATGCCGGCTGGTCGCCGATCGTGGCGGGCCAGCTGCTGGCGATCGACGCCCAGGAGGCCAAGGGCGAAACCTGGGTCGTCAACCAGATCACGGCTGTCGCGCGGCGAAAGCACGTCAAGATCAGCCGTCCGACTACCTATCAGGCCACGCCTTTCTTCC contains the following coding sequences:
- a CDS encoding TraB/GumN family protein, which codes for MRALTLALIAFVSTPVAAAPQQAASGPQLADPEANLVAELVVQAAEPGPAWWRIRRGQATIYILGVPDTRLPPGVVWNQSVLERRMTGANTVVGGPYLHAGLRDVPTMLSLRAKLKSKTPLEDDLAAPLRARFVAARQRIGRPAARYAGWSPIVAGQLLAIDAQEAKGETWVVNQITAVARRKHVKISRPTTYQATPFFRDAVAELTPAKQTLCLEAALDDVEAGAATRQAAAEAWSRGDTAGALSAPRGFDRCLLALTGGEAMWRRMIADQAGDIVAALDRPGHAIAFVGLRRLLAQDGVIAALRKRGFQVAGPGEALE
- a CDS encoding AraC family transcriptional regulator gives rise to the protein MLAMEQLAEARIVVWQGGALWLLDTPPPHLRKTPSTDFHAHHAIQIVIGLGGCFQLWLSDTTLTGDVLVVAPDAPHRFEAEGAYAILFVEPESSAGRSIMREILGAAALKTMPDDYSAWLNSFLDDLKGWPCGEELVGLGKTMIKRLARNTHHDPVDDRIRQVIAWVAGHQEERIALTNAAAVARLSPSRLSHLFVEETGLSFKTYLLWVRLTRALQLMSEGSNLTEAAHGAGFSDSAHFSRTFRRMFGVAPANLKLV
- a CDS encoding alpha/beta fold hydrolase, producing the protein MDIIIGALGGLALCAFATLVGFDRDRAFYPVMLAVIAGYYLLFAIMSGDTSALVLDGLVMISFLAVAVIGFKTNLWVVAAALLAHGVFDAFHRHLIDNPGAPPWWPTFCLTFDVAAAAYLSFRIRKSAPSRRILGAGGLVGALLLAAVAGAAFGGDSQALARGGLKIAKIDGRQIAYRVTGEGRPVVVLISGVGEGMSSFATVEPELARQATVISYDRAGYGMSDAPVGPRDAAAIDRELTGLLKATGIPGPYVLAGHSSGGLYAQYFAAHHPQLVAGLIFIDARPAEFTEACRRAGIEACIATPAMVRFSPKGAQAEVAALHNEETSVKALNFSRTPPTLVLSRAQVPTTDAFARTWSATQASLAGLYSGSVHLTAPKGGHDIHRSAKIWFVASVSAFLRTLR
- a CDS encoding helix-turn-helix transcriptional regulator, coding for MLRNDHHWLEISDLFATAALDGGWDTALNRFADACGGAHGQLSGVGSKPFGFNWTPRMAPQALEELINMDAEPASNPRARMGLRLPVLTAWHDADCGVEAEPGLDASYADFCRRHDIPHGSQTNLLREPSGLISLAVLRTKAQGVPDAEDRRAFETLAPQARSAVKIQLALEGRGAELLSGALEGLGRAAFVCDNSGLVQSLTPQAETLLRTGLFHLRRGRLSAAHGETHRQLETAIDAARHSVSKPGHGRVTSLIVRREASDAFEIIDVVGLPKARYAFGFEPRVLVVVRGAERDPDEIERLLQAAYGLTAAEAHVAMRLGAGESPDAIACGRQVSEGTIRTQLRAIYQKMDVSRQLEFAVSLARFR
- a CDS encoding alpha/beta fold hydrolase is translated as MTEADPFDDLRLPEFLRAVLENADAVLETTLSAPDTLAGRIETDAAQAGFLPMLDPQSIAAAVLDAHGGVRVASRLFVEERGERYVDPGLVDRALRSGKLIAAPVAVESANGLESVIFVYAPAAVAIPTWHLPPEITEAAQGGKVVVLTTLAARSGPLERACGAFGLTASQTRVVLAVVRAGSIKAAAQALVISHVTARETLSEVYRRTGARRLPELVGLLSGLAFGLLPSQSDYASLLVDVWGLRRNQASIALLVASGASREEAARALGLSVAVVRKELEQIFAALHVRSAGELARTVSTMSALGALLGATRGRLGFTDPRGEPLRLLPRADGSRIAWSDYGPVGGRPVLIVHSSTTTRLAPSGLVLALQAAGYRVLSMDRPGFGMSDALAGLRAGDHDPFDAAVADVLALLEALRLPTIDIVARGGAQAVLALARRAPERLGKVVLVNPDPHSASDDHRHGPIGVFKEAYLSRPELIATFARLLAGSLTRERMQRMLLQSMRGSPPDERATADPRIADDFWRSVRMFATGRIDGYVAEQVAIARGGAPEPMRGLDHWRVLIGAHDTMHDPDHVERYWRLALPDSRFERVPDAGRFLAMTHANRVVEALRT